A region of the Arenibacter antarcticus genome:
AAGTCTGCCCGATGGCAAGAAATCATATGCGGTAAGTTACACCTTGCGCAATGAGGAAGCTACATTGACAGACAAGCAAATAGATGGTATTATGAATAAATTACTAAAGCGATACCAAGAAGATCTAGGAGCAGAACTTAGATAGACTCCTAAAGCATTTCAGGCAGGATAACAGCGTCAATTTTGTGGATCACACCGTTTCTTTGGTTAAAATCTGCAGTAGTTATTTTGGCGCTGTTGCCAAATTGATCCGTTAAGACAATGTCTAACCCATGCATGGATGCAAATATTTTATTGCCCTGCACAGTTGTAAAACTAGCCTTCCCATTACCCCTACTCATTGCCAATAACATTTTTGAAGCGGTAAGGTTGCCTGCAACCATATGATAGGTTAAAAGAGAAAATAGCTCTTTTCTATTTTCCGGCTGCAAAAGCACCTTCATTTTGTTCTTGGACATCTTTGCAAAAGCCTTATCTGAGGGGGCAAATACGGTAAACGGCCCATCTTCATTTAATATTTGCTCCAAATCAGCTGCTTTTACCGCCTGCAACAATGTACTGTAACCAGATTCCGAGGTACTTTCTAAAATGGAGTTTTTACGGAGCTGTTTGTTTGATGATATCTGCGCATGGCCATATAAGACCACGAAGAAAAGTAGGACAAAAAAGGAGGCAACAGTTTTCATAAGATTCAGGGCTTGAATTTACAAAATCATCGACGAACGGTAGATTTATTCGGCAATATACAATAATGAGTGTACTTAATGGGAAATCTCTTCTATATTAGGCCGTTATCTAACAAAAAATTAACACTAGCAATCCCTTAAACGTACATTTCAAAGGGTAATAGACTTCATTATTTTTTAATAATTTATGAATTACGAAGTAATTTGGAATCCATAATTTATTAACTTTATAAGCATTGCAAAAAAAAGGACCATGTTATTGCAAAAAACCAACATTCAGAAAAAACTTATCCTTGCAAAACAAAAGGATAATTCGTCTGAATTTTTAATGCAAGAGGTTTTTGACATCCTCAAAGAAGTAGATACTACACAAAAAAGGATTGTACAAAACTTGACGGTCAGGTCTCCAAAAGTTGTCAATCATTTTGATTTTAATCGATTAGAAACTTCAGAGATTTATCATATAAGTCATATTAAGAAAATTGCGATAAACTATAGGCTTCGGTTTCTGGATTCTCATTATTTTAAAGGCGTGATTCCCAATGAAGCCATTTCAAAAATCCGAAGTTTAGAAAAAGCACATGGAATGGAACTCCAGGGTTTCAAAATTCTTGCCCCTTCAAAACTCTTTAAACTAGAGGATCGGGACGATCCCATTTTATTTGCACCAATTGATAACGAATATTACTATTTGATTCATAAATGGGGAAATGACCTTCATCCATTGAGAAAAACACTGATGTGGTCATTTAAGAGCATTGGAAACCTGTTTATCACCGTAGTAGCCATAAGCTACCTATTAACTTTAATGGTTCCGGATGGCTTGTTATCCAAATCGAGTTCCGTAGCCCAATTTTGGATTATTTTCTTTTTTATGTTTAAAACCATTGCCGCAATTGTGATATACTATGGCTTTGCCAAAGGCAAAAACTTTAATCATGCTATCTGGAACAACAAATATTTGAAAACATAATAAGGCTGTATATCCTTGGATTGAAATTCTGAAAAACAAGAAATCTTTATCCTTTCACCCTTTGTATCTCCTTACGGATATACAAAATTAGGGATCAAAGGATAAAGACTTTATAATTTTCCTGAAGGCGACCACCGGCACACCAAGAGGACTTTCCGAAAATCTTAGCTCGAATGATTATACCGTAACCGAGTACATTTTATTTCGCTGTTCCTTGATAGTTTTGTCGGACATGTATTCATCGAAGGATAAATAACGATCTATACAACCTTTGGGTGTCAATTCTATTACCCTATTCGCCACAGTTTCCGCAAATTCATGATCATGGGTAGTGAACATTACTGTTCCTTTAAAGTTTTTCAAGGAATTGTTAAATGTAGTAATACTCTCCAGATCCAAGTGATTGGTAGGTTCATCCAACATAAGCACATTGGCCCTCATCAACATCATCCTACTTAACATACACCTCACCTTTTCCCCTCCAGAAAGTACGGTACATTTTTTCAGGGCTTCTTCTCCACTAAAGAGCATTTTCCCCAAAAAGCCCCTAATACTAACTTCTTCGCGCTCTTCTTCAGTTTTAGCCCATTGCCTCAACCAATCTACCAAGTTGATGTTTTCATTAAAATATTTGGAGTTATCTGCCGGTAAATAGGAATGATTGGTGGTTATCCCCCATTGAAATTCCCCATCATCGGCTTTACGGTTATCGTTTAGAATTTCATAAAAGGCAGATGTTGCCCTAGAATCTCTTGAAATTATTGCAACCTTATCGCCTTTTGCCAGATTAATATTGATGTCTTGAAACAAAATTTCTCCTTCCTCAGTTTTAGCCGAAAGCTTCTCCACATTCAATATTTGATCACCAGCTTCTCTTTCCCTATCAAAGATTATTGCAGGATACCTTCTACTAGACGGCTTTATATCTTCAATCTTCAACTTAGAAAGCATCTTTTTTCTAGAAGTTGCTTGTTTACTCTTCGCCACGTTTGCGCTAAATCGCTGAATGAATTCCTGTAATTCCTTAGCTTTTTCCTCTGACTTTTTATTTTGTTGCGCCCTTTGTCTGGCTGCCAATTGACTACTTTCATACCAGAAAGTATAATTCCCCGAGTAAAGGTTCATTTTACTGAAATCTATATCCGCTATATGAGTACATACAGCATCTAAAAAGTGCCTATCGTGAGAAACAACAATTACGGTATTTTCGTAATCCGCTAGAAAATTTTCCAGCCAGTTTATTGTCTCGTAATCCAAGTCGTTGGTAGGTTCATCCATAATCAGGACATCTGGATTACCAAACAATGCTTGTGCCAACAACACCCGCACCTTTAGCTTGGAATCCACATCGGCCATAGTGGTATTGTGTAGTACTTCTGCAATTCCCAAATTGGACAGCATAGCGGCAGCATTACTATCGGCGTTCCATCCGTTCATTTCCTCAAACTGAACCTGCAATTCCCCTATCCGATCCGCATTTTCATCACTGTAATCAGCATAAAGCGCATCTATTTCCTGTTTGATCTTAAACAATGGCTTGTTTCCCATAACCACACTTTCCAAGACCGTATTCTCATCATAGGCGTTGTGGTTCTGTTCTAGGATGGACATCCGTTTTCCGGGCTCCAAATGTACCTGTCCCGAGGTAGGATCAATCTGCCCTGACAAGATTCTTAAGAAAGTGGACTTACCTGCGCCATTGGCACCAATAACACCATAACAATTACCTTGGGTAAACGAAACGTTTACTTCGTCAAAAAGGATTCGTTTTCCAAATTGTACAGATAAGTTTGATACTGATAGCATAAAAGAAGATTTAAATTTTGTGCAAAAATAACGAAAATTACCCCTTCAAACCAAGTATATTGTCATCGCATTACCCCCCACTTTACGGAGTATAGGAGATATTTAACTCACTATTAACAGCCATTATCTATGGAGTTTGTTAGATTTGTTCACAATAAAGTTGCTATTCGCATATGAATAAACCTTTACTCTACGCTTTTATACTTGCTTTTGTAAGTTGTGGTACAAAAGTTAAAAAGTCCCCAAACGTATTCTTTGCTGGTGAAATAGTCAACCCAACGAGTGAATATGTGGTGCTTTTTAAGAACGAAGTTATTATTGATTCCGCAAAATTGGATAGCGATAACAGATTCTCCATCCGATTGGATTCTGCTGTTGAAGGTTTATATCACTTTGATCATCATCCCGAGTTACAGTACATTTACCTAGAGCAGGGCGACAGCCTGATGATTCGATTAAATACCGAAGACTTTGACGAATCTCTTATATTCTCTGGTAGAGGGGAAGAAATAAACAATTTTCTACTGGATATGTTTTTGAGCACTGAAGAAGAACTTCCTCTAATCTATTCTTATTCCCATCTTCAACCTGCCCAATTTGATCATAAAATAGATTCCCTACAGGATTTAAAAACCAGCGCACTTAAGGAATTGCGCAAAGAGGTGGATCTTTCCAACAATGCTATATTAATTGCACAGGCAAGTATCATCTACAATTACTATACCTATAAAGAGAAATACCCGTTTTGGAATAGGCGGATCACCGGTGAAAAAGCTATCCCCGATTTAGACGAGAAATTTTATGATTATAGAAAAACGCTCGATTACAACATTGACGAACTTGCCTATCACCGCTATTACTACAATTTCTTAAAAACCCATTTTGACAACCTATCTTATATGCACTGTGTAACGGGTTGCCATGTAAAACATTTGGAAGTTGTTAGCAACAAACTTCATTTTAATCAGCATAAATTAAAATTGATAGACAGCTTAGTGAATACAAAAAATCTTAGGGACAACCTATTTAGGAGCGTTGCCATAGATTATCTCCTAAATGTTCACGATAGCGAAGAAAATAACAATGAATTTATTGCCGATTTTAAAAAGTATTCTCCCAACAATAGACATATAAAAGAAATAGAAGCGGTTTACCAAGGCGTGAAAAATATGCAACCGGGCAAGAAATTACCAGAAATACTAGTGATGGATAGCGGAGGCAATAAAATAGCTCTTCAGGATATTGCCGAGAATGATACGAATACCGTTTTCTATTTCTGGTCCGGGACCCAAAAGCTGCATTTTGAGAATATCAGCCGAAGGGTAAATCAACTTAAAAAGATTAAGCCTAAATTTACTTTTATAGGGATTAATTGCAATACCGAAATGAAACGTTGGCAATCTATGTTAATTACCAATCAATTGGATTTAGACTATCAGTACCGGACCGATGATTTTGAAAATTTAAAAAACAATTTAGTAATAGGCGGACTCAATAAAGGCATAATAACCAAGGACGGTCTTATTGTAGATGCATTTGCCGATCTCTACAGCAGCTTTTAAACCTCGTA
Encoded here:
- a CDS encoding fasciclin domain-containing protein → MKTVASFFVLLFFVVLYGHAQISSNKQLRKNSILESTSESGYSTLLQAVKAADLEQILNEDGPFTVFAPSDKAFAKMSKNKMKVLLQPENRKELFSLLTYHMVAGNLTASKMLLAMSRGNGKASFTTVQGNKIFASMHGLDIVLTDQFGNSAKITTADFNQRNGVIHKIDAVILPEML
- a CDS encoding ABC-F family ATP-binding cassette domain-containing protein, which codes for MLSVSNLSVQFGKRILFDEVNVSFTQGNCYGVIGANGAGKSTFLRILSGQIDPTSGQVHLEPGKRMSILEQNHNAYDENTVLESVVMGNKPLFKIKQEIDALYADYSDENADRIGELQVQFEEMNGWNADSNAAAMLSNLGIAEVLHNTTMADVDSKLKVRVLLAQALFGNPDVLIMDEPTNDLDYETINWLENFLADYENTVIVVSHDRHFLDAVCTHIADIDFSKMNLYSGNYTFWYESSQLAARQRAQQNKKSEEKAKELQEFIQRFSANVAKSKQATSRKKMLSKLKIEDIKPSSRRYPAIIFDREREAGDQILNVEKLSAKTEEGEILFQDININLAKGDKVAIISRDSRATSAFYEILNDNRKADDGEFQWGITTNHSYLPADNSKYFNENINLVDWLRQWAKTEEEREEVSIRGFLGKMLFSGEEALKKCTVLSGGEKVRCMLSRMMLMRANVLMLDEPTNHLDLESITTFNNSLKNFKGTVMFTTHDHEFAETVANRVIELTPKGCIDRYLSFDEYMSDKTIKEQRNKMYSVTV
- a CDS encoding transaldolase; amino-acid sequence: MNKPLLYAFILAFVSCGTKVKKSPNVFFAGEIVNPTSEYVVLFKNEVIIDSAKLDSDNRFSIRLDSAVEGLYHFDHHPELQYIYLEQGDSLMIRLNTEDFDESLIFSGRGEEINNFLLDMFLSTEEELPLIYSYSHLQPAQFDHKIDSLQDLKTSALKELRKEVDLSNNAILIAQASIIYNYYTYKEKYPFWNRRITGEKAIPDLDEKFYDYRKTLDYNIDELAYHRYYYNFLKTHFDNLSYMHCVTGCHVKHLEVVSNKLHFNQHKLKLIDSLVNTKNLRDNLFRSVAIDYLLNVHDSEENNNEFIADFKKYSPNNRHIKEIEAVYQGVKNMQPGKKLPEILVMDSGGNKIALQDIAENDTNTVFYFWSGTQKLHFENISRRVNQLKKIKPKFTFIGINCNTEMKRWQSMLITNQLDLDYQYRTDDFENLKNNLVIGGLNKGIITKDGLIVDAFADLYSSF